From a single Maniola hyperantus chromosome 3, iAphHyp1.2, whole genome shotgun sequence genomic region:
- the LOC117996468 gene encoding tetraspanin-9-like isoform X2, which translates to MKVPTVLKSVKYSLAAVNCLFLVTGLILLTVGLIVLTKFNNYDLFVTKIFFTVPNFAIATAGIIFFTTILGFYGAISEQFYFIAGYVALLVTVLIFEISITVLGFELQNITSDEIGSPMSDSMEEYGPTETMSVNIIWDNLQMGFQCCGLTGVADWILSRAVVPVSCCRMNPGTISPFECTTALTYRDGCQSALSEWLGYNAYALGVTAAFVTCLQVLIIAAAAWLAYRSKYEEVELER; encoded by the exons atgaaagtacctacagtgTTGAAATCGGTGAAGTATTCGCTAGCTGCAGTCAATTGTTTGTTTTTG GTCACAGGTTTAATTCTTCTCACAGTGGGCCTTATTGTTCTAACTAAATTTAACAATTATGATTTATTTGTGACGAAGATATTTTTCACGGTTCCCAACTTTGCGATCGCGACCGCCGGTATAATTTTCTTCACGACTATACTCGGATTCTATGGAGCAATATcggaacaattttattttatagctggg tATGTCGCGTTACTCGTAACGGTGTTAATATTTGAAATATCTATTACCGTGCTGGGATTCGAGCTGCAAAACATAACCTCCGATGAAATAGGCAGCCCGATGTCTGACAGTATGGAAGAATATGGACCAACGGAAACAATGAGTGTCAATATTATTTGGGATAATCTGCAAATGGGG ttccaaTGCTGCGGACTGACTGGAGTAGCCGATTGGATCCTCAGCAGGGCAGTGGTGCCAGTCAGTTGTTGCCGCATGAACCCCGGGACTATATCGCCTTTCGAATGTACCACTGCTCTTACATATAGAGACGGCTGTCAGTCTGCACTGAGCGAGTGGCTCGGATACAACGCGTATGCGCTCGGAGTTACGGCGGCTTTTGTCACTTGTTTACAG GTTCTAATTATAGCCGCGGCTGCTTGGCTAGCATATAGATCCAAATACGAGGAAGTTGAACTTGAACGATAA
- the LOC117996559 gene encoding CD63 antigen-like, producing the protein MAIGAGMSCVKYLLFCFNLLFAITGLIILVVGAKSEINAHPYVDLTHEDFYTSAPVMLIIVGVIVFVVAFFGCCGAVKENHCMIVTFSVFLLLIFIAELAVGIAGYMKHQDLETSLMRSLNESLKHYGDDPMIRKNFDMVQTEMQCCGITGPEDWKNNTLPIPDSCCAGREVIANNTIASCTATSPTLHQKGCLGEIVAILKPLSLLLGGIGLGIAFVQLLGVIFACCLARSIRSQYETV; encoded by the exons ATGGCTATCGGTGCAGGGATGTCTTGTGTGAAATACCTTCTATTTTGCTTCAATCTTTTGTTTGCC ATAACAGGGCTGATAATCCTGGTAGTGGGTGCCAAATCGGAGATAAACGCACATCCATATGTGGACCTTACGCATGAGGACTTCTACACGTCGGCTCCTGTGATGCTGATCATAGTGGGCGTGATCGTGTTTGTGGTGGCATTCTTCGGATGCTGCGGCGCGGTCAAGGAGAACCACTGCATGATTGTTACT TTCTCGGTGTTCCTTCTGCTGATCTTCATCGCGGAGCTGGCCGTCGGCATCGCGGGCTACATGAAGCACCAGGACCTGGAGACGTCCTTGATGCGCTCGCTAAACGAGTCGCTCAAGCACTACGGTGACGACCCCATGATTCGAAAGAACTTCGACATGGTACAAACTGAA ATGCAATGCTGCGGCATCACCGGCCCTGAAGACTGGAAGAACAACACGCTGCCCATTCCCGACTCGTGTTGCGCCGGGCGGGAGGTGATCGCCAACAATACCATCGCTAGTTGCACCGCCACCTCGCCCACGCTGCACCAGAAGGGATGTTTGGGCGAAATCGTCGCCATTTTGAAGCCATTGTCGCTGCTTCTTGGCGGAATTGGACTGGGCATCGCCTTTGTTCAG cTTCTCGGTGTCATATTTGCATGCTGTCTCGCTCGCTCTATCCGCAGCCAATACGAAACCGTTTAA